DNA from Mycobacterium bourgelatii:
TTGGCCAGATCTATGTGCCGTGGATCAACGGCATGTTGGCGGTAGCGGTACTCACCTTGGTGTTCGCCTTCCGCAGCTCGGCGGCGCTGGCATTCGCTTTCGGCATGGCGGTCACGGGCACGATCACGATCACCACGTCGCTGTTCCTCTTCTACGCGCGCACCTGCTGGCACGCACCGCTGTGGTTGATCGTGCCGGGCGCCATCCTGCTCTTGTCGGTCGATCTGATGTTCTTCGCGGCCAACCTGACGAAACTGGTACACGGCGCGTGGCTGCCTCTGCTCATCGGGCTCGCCGCGTTCACGGTCATGACCACCTGGCAGCGTGGACGCGAAATCGTCACCCACGCACGGAAAGAAGCCGAAGGTCCGCTACGCGAATTCGTCGACAGCCTCGCGGATCATGAGCCACCCTACGCACGGGTTCCCGGCACGGCGGTATTCCTTGATCGCGGTAAGGAAACCGCGCCGCTGGCGATGCGCGCCAACGTCGAGCACAACCACGTGTTGCACGACCACGTGGTCATAATGGCGATTCAAACGCTACCGGTGCCGCGGGTACCCGACGCCGAACGAACCGAAGTCGATGCGCTGGGCTACGTGCGGGATGGAATCATCCATCTGACCGCGTATTTCGGCTACATGGAGACGCCGAACGTCCCGGCGACGCTGCGTCTGCTCGAACCGGACGAGACAGAGGGCAAGATCGCCATCGACGGCGCGTCCTACTACCTGTCGAAGCTCGAACTGACCACCGGGTCGGAGCCGACGATGGCGGCCTGGCGCAAGCGGCTGTTCATTGCCACCTCATACATCACCGCCGACGCCGCCGAATACTTTCGGCTACCGTTGAATCGCACGGTGGTCATGGGCTCGCGGGTCGAGGTCTAACCCCGAGCGCCCGCGAGCAGACGCAAAATTGCCTATTTTGCAGCATTTTTGGCCAATTTTGCGTCTGCTCGCCGCACTCGGCGACGCTATTGGGTGGCGAGCGAGCGTGCCGGGCCCAGGATCACCGGCAGTGACGACCAGCCGCGCAGCACCCGGGTGTCGCGCCTGCTTCCCGCGCCGGCCTGCCGCACGTCGGGGAACCGTTCGAAGAAGGTGCGCAGCCCGACCTCGCCCTCGGCGCGGGCGAGCGCCGCCCCCAGACAGAAGTGGCGCCCAGTGGAGAATGCCAGATGCCTTCCGGCATTGGGCCGTTCGATATCGAAGCGGTGCGGATCGGGGAACACCGCGGGATCGCGGTTGGCTGCCGCCAGATAGATCACGATGAGTTCGCCGCGTTTCACCGGCATGCCCGCCAGCTCAAGGTCTTTGCGGGCCACCCGGGCGCTGATCTGAACGGGCGAGTCCAACCGCAGGATTTCCTCGACCGCATTGGGCCAGAGCTCCGGACGCTGTCGCAGCGTCTCGAGATGCTCCGGCGCGTCCAGTAACATCCGAATTCCGTTGCCCAGCAAGTTAACTGTCGTTTCAAAGCCGGCGGCCAGCACCAGTCCGGCAATCGCCCGCAGTTCTTCGTCGTCGAGATGCGTCTCCGGATCCCCACTTTCGGCCGCGTGGATCAACTGACTCATCAGGTCGTCGCCCGGGTTTCGTCGCAGTTGCTCCAGGTGAGCTTTCAACCAGTCGTTGAACCCGGTGACCCCCAGTTGCACACGCTGGTACTGGCGATAGGGCACACCAATATCCAAACTCGGTGCGCCCAGTTCGCCGAATTCCAGGACGCGGCGACGGTCATAGTTCGGAACGCCGAGGATGTCGCTGATCACCGTGACCGGCAGCTGCGAGCAATACCGTCCGACGACGTCGACCACCCCCGACTCCTCACTGAGCCGGTCCAACAGACTGATCGCGGTCTCCTCGACCCGGTCGCGCAGCGCCGCAACCGCCCGCGAGGTGAATACCGCCGACACCGTCCTGCGATAACGCGTGTGGTCGGGCGGTTCGACGGCCAGCAGCGACGGTGCCTGTAAAGGGTGCAGTTGATCCTTTCGGGTGACTCGCTCCAGCCACCGCATTGGTGCCGGCAGATTCTGGCCCTGCGAAATGACCATGAAGTCGTCCGATCGCAGAACTTCATGCGCCAACCGATGATCGGCGGTTAGGTAGTTCACCCGCGCGCGCACGAGCGGGCCATGCCGACGCACCTCGTCGTAGAAGGGGACCGGATCTGCGGCGATCTTCGGGTCGGTGATCAACCGCGCCTGTAGGTCACCGCGGCGCCTGCCGATCGCCGCCATGCCGCGGACCACGCCATGCATGGAAAACCAGTGCAGTCTTTCTCTCACCGCGCCTCCATCGATGTGCCCGCAAGACGGACCCCTATACGGACTAGTGATACCCAGACTAGGTACGGCGCGGCGACGACGCCGGTTCAGCACTCAGCGACGATTTTGAAGTCCGTATTCACGACCTTGTTGGGATTGTTCTTGCTGTTGATGCCGTAGGCACTCCCGCTGATCGTGTACTCGCCGTTGGCGTACTTGGCCTCCATCTCGCCCACGCCGCCCTCCCAGGCACTGCCGTTGAACCCGTCGACGTTGCGGAGCTTGACGAACTGCGGAATAACCCGCTGACCGCTGATCAGCACCACCGCTTGGATGTCGCCGTCGTGGTCACGGATGTCGATGGTCCGATAGGACGTGATTTGGCTGCATGCGGGCGGACGAGCGGTGTGAGTGACGCCGTCGACGGTGACCCGTGCGGCATTGCGGGGCACCGTCATCTCGGACCCGCAGGCCGAAACTCCCACGACCACCAACAGAGCAGTCCCTGCCACCGTGACCAACCGGTTCCGCACCAGCCACCTCCATTACCGGCGTGTATGTCGTGAGTGTCGTGAGTGTCGTGCGCGTCGTGCCCGAAACATTACTGCCGTTTGGCGCCGATGTCGGGAATTGATGTGAGAATTCGGCTGCGAACGAACTCCGGGCTGATGCCCTTGAGCCTGTCGATCCACCGAATGCTCTTGGGCACGTACCAGTGCAACCGCTTCGGGTGCTGGTAGGCCTGCCATGCGGCCTCGGCAACGCTGCTTGCAGGCATCAGCCGAAACATCCCCTTTTTGGGCGCGGCGGCGCGCAACTGGTCGGGGGTCAGCTTCGCGACACCCTCCGCGGAGTGCTGAGGCGTCGACGTCAGGATCGCGGTGTCGATCAGGCCGGGCAGCACGTCGGCGACGCGTATCCCGTGGCGATCCCATTCCACGCTGAGCGCTTCGGTCAGCCCTTTGACGGCATGCTTGGTCGCCGAGTAGACGGCAATCCGCGGCATGCCATAGGTGCCCGAGGATGACGACGTCGAGAACATCAAGCTGCCGGGTGCCTTCTTTAGGTAGGGCAGCGCGGCGTAAGCCCCGTTGAGTACCGCCTTGAAGTTCACGTCGACCACACGCATCGCGTCCTCGTACGGAACGTCCTCGAACCAGCCGCCTTGACCGATGCCGGCGTTGTTCCACATCATGTCGAGCCCGCCGCCGGGGTTGTCGGCGCAGAAGTCGGCGAGCGCGGCGTCCAGCGCCACCTTGTCCGTGACGTCGACCGCACGGGTCCACAGCCGGACGCCGAGTTCGGTTCTCAGCGACTCCAGACTGGCCTCATTACGGTCGACGGCGCCGACTCGCCAACCCTTACCGTGAAAGAGCTTGGCGCCCTCACGGCCCATCCCGCTGCCCGCACCTGTGATGAATATCGTTTTCATCGTGTGACCGAGCCGCCCCTCAGCCTGCTTCGACCACGGCTTTGATGCGGTGCAACGTCTTCGTCATGTCACGTATGTTGCGTCGTTTCCTGAGGAAACCTCCCAGCACGTAGTAGACCTTGTTCAACGGCGACGGTGTGAGCCGAAATGACTCGGTCACATCGGTGCCGTCACCGGACGGCTCCAACCGGTAGTGCCAGTTGTTGACCGTCCGGTCGCCTAGCAGCACAGCAAACCCGAACTCACGTCCCGGTTCGCACGCCGTCACCTCGCAGGTGGTCCAGTAGACCGGTCCGATCTCGTTGCGTCGCACGTGCCCGCGAAAGCGGGCGCCGAGCTCAGGGCCGGTCGCATCGCCGAGCCACTCGGCCTCGAACGTTTCCGGTGAGAACTTTCCGGTATTTCGAATATCGGCGATTAATTCCCAGATCTTGTCCGCTGGTGC
Protein-coding regions in this window:
- a CDS encoding lipoprotein LpqH, which produces MRNRLVTVAGTALLVVVGVSACGSEMTVPRNAARVTVDGVTHTARPPACSQITSYRTIDIRDHDGDIQAVVLISGQRVIPQFVKLRNVDGFNGSAWEGGVGEMEAKYANGEYTISGSAYGINSKNNPNKVVNTDFKIVAEC
- a CDS encoding cytochrome P450; amino-acid sequence: MRERLHWFSMHGVVRGMAAIGRRRGDLQARLITDPKIAADPVPFYDEVRRHGPLVRARVNYLTADHRLAHEVLRSDDFMVISQGQNLPAPMRWLERVTRKDQLHPLQAPSLLAVEPPDHTRYRRTVSAVFTSRAVAALRDRVEETAISLLDRLSEESGVVDVVGRYCSQLPVTVISDILGVPNYDRRRVLEFGELGAPSLDIGVPYRQYQRVQLGVTGFNDWLKAHLEQLRRNPGDDLMSQLIHAAESGDPETHLDDEELRAIAGLVLAAGFETTVNLLGNGIRMLLDAPEHLETLRQRPELWPNAVEEILRLDSPVQISARVARKDLELAGMPVKRGELIVIYLAAANRDPAVFPDPHRFDIERPNAGRHLAFSTGRHFCLGAALARAEGEVGLRTFFERFPDVRQAGAGSRRDTRVLRGWSSLPVILGPARSLATQ
- a CDS encoding SDR family oxidoreductase, whose product is MKTIFITGAGSGMGREGAKLFHGKGWRVGAVDRNEASLESLRTELGVRLWTRAVDVTDKVALDAALADFCADNPGGGLDMMWNNAGIGQGGWFEDVPYEDAMRVVDVNFKAVLNGAYAALPYLKKAPGSLMFSTSSSSGTYGMPRIAVYSATKHAVKGLTEALSVEWDRHGIRVADVLPGLIDTAILTSTPQHSAEGVAKLTPDQLRAAAPKKGMFRLMPASSVAEAAWQAYQHPKRLHWYVPKSIRWIDRLKGISPEFVRSRILTSIPDIGAKRQ
- a CDS encoding SRPBCC family protein; protein product: MEGSATVHMAAPADKIWELIADIRNTGKFSPETFEAEWLGDATGPELGARFRGHVRRNEIGPVYWTTCEVTACEPGREFGFAVLLGDRTVNNWHYRLEPSGDGTDVTESFRLTPSPLNKVYYVLGGFLRKRRNIRDMTKTLHRIKAVVEAG